In a single window of the Osmerus eperlanus chromosome 4, fOsmEpe2.1, whole genome shotgun sequence genome:
- the fignl2 gene encoding fidgetin-like protein 2, producing MLSPIVPYSLLKMHWNPEHAQPLSQWPEQHLDVSSTTSSPAHKSELYAGRGRGSHAWANDDISALTASNLLKRYAEKYSGLLDSSYERPPPLSAGYAEGPGAFAGLNGPKTELEPWPLTHGSEGGYPLVAPGGLDSLSGPKAVAASAGPQGASSVSVINSNLSDSGYSGSSSCNGSHSGEYPPSYNGSYLSSGYCPQPSAALPPASLHALQPPSTLVPTYSPSNPVYNYPHSSYPHQASLTPSFGHPSSGYLTSGLAAPTPLPSRPTAVGGSYSYQNAILGGSESGGPLKRKAFEMTLDEEEEGDGSRYRKYGYDPMKTGGESPYSLADKGECRGNGFSGGSTDSQAFKPSKPSPQPLVSPPYGVAGEYSPPTGLTGENGGEEQGFSQRHRSHAHKRPSLCSQAGEALKSPDPRVLDLVDGELLDCSPALLWGELVGLTHVKAALEEDLLWPVLRPSPGLRPPRTVLLFGPQGGGKTTLTRSLASQLGASFYRVSGAMLASKWKAEAEQILGALLQVAGARQPSVVLISEVEAMEEEGLRPVLLAALEKAQLGSAGLLLVVCATGRPDMLQEAVHRSFAKRYHVGLPDPAMRRQVLLQTLAPQGCSLSERELSAVLQRCEGFSVWELLQLCQQALASSAASSAASSGPMHGLATPSNPPAFTDFENAFCKVRTNTTPKELDTCMEWSKVYSH from the coding sequence AGCATGCCCAGCCCCTCAGCCAGTGGCCCGAGCAGCACTTGGACGTGTCCTCCACCACATCCTCCCCGGCCCACAAGTCCGAGCTGTACGCCGGGCGCGGCCGCGGCAGCCACGCTTGGGCCAACGACGACATCTCGGCCCTCACCGCCTCCAACCTGCTGAAGCGATACGCCGAGAAGTACTCGGGCCTGCTGGATTCCTCCTACGAGCGCCCGCCGCCTCTGAGCGCCGGCTACGCCGAGGGGCCTGGGGCGTTCGCCGGCCTCAACGGCCCCAAGACGGAGCTGGAGCCCTGGCCGCTGACTCACGGCTCTGAAGGGGGGTACCCCCTGGTGGCCCCCGGGGGCCTCGACAGCCTGTCTGGCCCCAAGGCTGTGGCTGCCAGTGCAGGGCCCCAGGGGGCGAGTAGCGTGTCAGTGATCAACAGTAACCTCTCAGACTCTGGCTACAGTGGCAGCAGTTCCTGTAACGGCTCCCACTCGGGCGAATACCCGCCCAGCTACAATGGctcctacctctcctctggCTACTGTCCCCAGCCCAGCGCAGCCCTTCCCCCGGCCTCGCTCCACGCGCTCCAGCCCCCATCCACCCTGGTGCCGACCTACTCACCCTCCAACCCAGTCTACAACTACCCCCACAGCAGCTACCCCCACCAGGCCAGTCTGACCCCAAGCTTTGGTCACCCGTCATCAGGCTACCTGACTTCGGGCCTggccgcccccacccccttgcCCTCGCGGCCCACTGCGGTGGGGGGCAGCTATAGCTACCAGAACGCTATCCTAGGGGGGTCTGAGTCTGGGGGTCCGCTAAAGAGGAAGGCCTTTGAGATGACACttgacgaagaggaggagggtgatggcTCACGCTACAGGAAGTACGGCTACGACCCCATGAAGACCGGAGGAGAGTCGCCCTACAGCTTGGCCGACAAAGGCGAGTGTCGGGGAAACGGCTTCAGTGGAGGCAGCACAGACTCTCAGGCCTTCAAGCCCAGTAAACCTTCCCCTCAGCCTCTGGTTTCTCCTCCCTACGGGGTGGCCGGCGAGTACAGCCCCCCCACGGGCCTGACAGGGGAGAacggaggggaggagcagggattcTCCCAGCGGCACCGCTCCCACGCCCACAAGCGGCCCTCTCTGTGTAGCCAGGCCGGGGAGGCCCTGAAGAGCCCCGACCCCCGTGTGCTGGACCTGGTGGACGGGGAGCTGCTGGACTGcagccctgccctgctgtgGGGGGAGCTGGTGGGCCTCACCCACGTCAAGGCGGCCCTGGAGGAGGACCTGCTGTGGCCCGTGCTCCGGCCAAGCCCCGGGCTGCGCCCACCCAGAACCGTCCTGCTGTTTGGCccccagggaggggggaagaccaCCCTGACCCGCTCCCTGGCCTCCCAGCTGGGGGCCTCCTTCTACCGGGTGAGTGGCGCCATGCTGGCCTCCAAGTGGAAGGCGGAGGCAGAGCAGATCCTGGGGGCGCTGCTGCAGGTGGCAGGGGCGCGGCAGCCCTCGGTGGTCCTGATCAGCGAGGTGGaggccatggaggaggaggggctgagaCCCGTGCTGCTGGCCGCCCTGGAGAAGGCCCAGCTGGGCTCGGCGGGGCTGCTCCTCGTGGTGTGTGCCACGGGCCGGCCCGACATGCTGCAGGAAGCCGTGCATCGGAGCTTCGCCAAGCGCTACCACGTGGGGCTGCCCGACCCGGCCATGCGCAGACAGGTGCTGCTGCAGACGCTGGCACCGCAGGGCTGCAGCCTGAGCGAGAGGGAGCTGAGCGCGGTGCTGCAGCGCTGCGAGGGCTTCTCCGTGTGGGAGCTGCTGCAGCTCTGTCAGCAGGCGCTGGcctcctccgccgcctcctccgccgcctcctCGGGGCCCATGCACGGCCTCGCCACGCCCAGCAACCCCCCAGCTTTCACAGACTTTGAGAATGCCTTCTGCAAGGTGCGCACAAACACCACCCCGAAAGAGCTGGACACTTGTATGGAGTGGAGCAAAGTGTATAGCCACTGA